The following DNA comes from Huiozyma naganishii CBS 8797 chromosome 8, complete genome.
CGATCCACTCGTCACCGTTAGCATTTTTAGATTTTCTGCCAGTCACATTAACGTCTTTACATTTAATTGAGTTACGCGTATGCTGGCCACAATAACAGCTGATCGATACGTCATCGCCCTCTTTTACTGTCAAATTTTCGGGACAAGATCCACAAAGACCCGAGTGGCAAATCTTTTGGCATCTGTGTATACCACAAGGTAATAGTGAGTTGCATGGCTCATTACATTGAAACAAATTCCTACCTCTTCTGCCTTTCGTTTCAAAGCAGGGGATTTCCTTTGTCGCTTTCCCACATCTACACTTTACGCTGGTGGTTCTGAGGCATTCCGGATGTGGACCTAAATGGCAAATCTTGGAACACCCATGGATACATATCTTTGCATCACATGTTTGTCCACAGGAATTTGGATCCAGTGGGTTCGGTTCTGGATTTACCACTTTGCCACACCAGCAAGTAGGTCTGTTTTTCGTTGGCACTTTCTTATTCACAAGATAGCAGTTTGGGCATTTCCATATTCTATCAACAGTCTTGTCAGTAGATTTAATGGCCCACTCCCTAACACAATCGTAATCAAATACACGGTAGCACTTTCTGCAGGCAAACATTTTGCAGGTATAATCCATTTCCACTGTACAGATCATACAAGTGTACAAGTCACCTTTGGCAATTTCACGGACAGCTCTCTCATAGTACGGCAAATCTTGATCCTCTTCTGTATCGCTTGTAGCtatctcctcctcttcttcttctgaatAGGTAATATTTGCCTCAGTGGCTGaatcttcatcatcactgGAAAAGTTCAGCACCAGAGACTTCGGATCTGGTTTTCCGTCATCAGCGATCATAACAGCAATATTTTCCCTGCTTTAATTTCTGGATGAAATAGCCCGCCCAAAAGTGCTTTTGGTCAAAACCGTTTTACCTAGTGATATTTAGTACTAGATGCAACACAgtgaaaatgaaaaaaatttcattaCGTACTTTAAAAATAcgtcaaaaaaaatgaattCTAGATCTTGCAGTAGTCACCATAGCAACGGGAGGTCAGTGGATGACTATTCGATTCTACGTGATGTGAATTCCGCTTCTCGGGTATTGCAGGATCACGTACGGAAATAAACAGTGTACATATTAGCTTACCTTTACAAAGTCCTTTCGAAGCAAACTGCAAAGAACCCAATGCCACCATCCTCTCTTGGTAATGCTCTGATGCAACCGTCAGCCATTTCCTGGCAGTTAGAGGATTCAGAATCCTCTCTGAACACTTGTTGAAATTCATCCACAAGCCCTCTTCTTTCCCATGTGGGTATCACCTTTGATCTTGGGGCAACTCTCCACCCCGACTCCTTCACCTTCTTgtccaaaagaaggtcTATGACCACACGCTCGTTTTCTTCGGCGTGTATAGAGCATGTGCTGTAAACTACTTTAGTAGCTTGTGGGAAGCTCAGAGCATATTTGACTatttgaaactggaaagAGGATAATTTGGACAGACGTGTCTTCAAATTATCATCCAATTCTTGctcctcttgttcctcaGGAACAGCATCAAGTTcacgttcttcttcttctttctcctcgtcaGTCTTTTTGTGGTTTATCGAATCGATGTATTTTCTACCAAAAATACCACTACCAGAACAACTTGGGTCGACAATCAGACCATTGACGTTGGGGCAAGCTTGAGGTGTTGCCAATTTGGTGAAATCACCGACAATAACTTCGATTTCTTTCGAACAGCCTGCTATTTTGATCATTTTATTCAACACCTGAGCTCTCTCTGGATCCTTCTCAAATGCATAAATTTGTACCTTTGGCTTCTCATCTGCCGTCTTGTCCTGAAACATGTGAGCGGCTAAGTGGGTGGTCTTATTACCTGGTGCAGCACAGGCATCAATAACGATGTCATCGGATTTTGGATTCAAGATATGGGCAGGGAAGCAGGATGCTCTATCCTGAATAATAATCTTGCCCTGCTTGTACAATTCGTGAGACGTAATTTTATCCTGTGGATGGACACAGAATAGATTGGGAATGTACTCATCGTAATAAATACTCCCGGGTACAACGTCCTTCCAGGAGTCCACTTTTTCCGTAAATTTCTTTCTCAATTCTGTCACAACTGACTGAACTGGTTTTTCTGCAGTGCAACGCAGAGGATTGA
Coding sequences within:
- the RCM1 gene encoding rRNA (cytosine-C5-)-methyltransferase RCM1 (similar to Saccharomyces cerevisiae YNL022C; ancestral locus Anc_2.286), which encodes MDFYRDATWVLESIENQDAKGKLSGSLQTLVLNSCKRFKVKTNPKHIYAVVSSCWRYKPFLEKVMKKSKILDEVPQKKGAPVFQRLTLLLLCHDLLLSKSKRIQMGKHPIKMFVLKYKTRLNAELAKMKVKLKVKDLSQLTDSDDLTNDITPVRWFRVNPLRCTAEKPVQSVVTELRKKFTEKVDSWKDVVPGSIYYDEYIPNLFCVHPQDKITSHELYKQGKIIIQDRASCFPAHILNPKSDDIVIDACAAPGNKTTHLAAHMFQDKTADEKPKVQIYAFEKDPERAQVLNKMIKIAGCSKEIEVIVGDFTKLATPQACPNVNGLIVDPSCSGSGIFGRKYIDSINHKKTDEEKEEEERELDAVPEEQEEQELDDNLKTRLSKLSSFQFQIVKYALSFPQATKVVYSTCSIHAEENERVVIDLLLDKKVKESGWRVAPRSKVIPTWERRGLVDEFQQVFREDSESSNCQEMADGCIRALPREDGGIGFFAVCFERTL